Part of the Pseudoalteromonas aliena SW19 genome, CAAAGCCCACAATACGCAGTTCTTCACCTATTTTGATGTCTTGTTTTATTGCTTCTCGCATTGTGGCAAGGGCAATTAAATCACTCATACAAATAATAACGTTAGGACGAGGGGAGGCACTTAAAACCTCCTTAGCAGCAATGCTTGCAAAACGCTCGCTACTTTCAGGAATGTTCCAAATACGATCGTCAGCTACCGTAATATTTGCCTCGCTTAAAGCGCGTTGGTACCCGCGTAAACGTTGATGCGAAATAGATTGTCCGGTTTCAAATTCGTGATGCTCATACACGCGGCATAATACGTTTTCATCAAGTAGCCTAAGCCCTAATATAGCCACTTTATCGCTTTGATTATGCAGTACGTGTTTAGCAATTTCGTAACTTGCTTGCTCGTTATTAATATTTACAGAGGCATTGCGAGCAATATCAAAATCAATTGTCACTACATGTTTAGACACTGTTTTTAACTGCTCAACTAACGCGTTATTACGAGGGCGGCCATAACAAATAAAGCCATCTACAAAGTCGACCACGTTATTAAGGTTATCGCTATTACCTGAAAACAATAAAATATTAATGCCGTTTTTTTCAAGCACCGAGGTAACACCGCGCATAAAGCTACTAGCCACAGGGTCCGATACCATGTATTCCACACTATCGGGCAACACTAAAGCCACAATATTAAATGTGCCGTTACGCAATGATTGCGCGGCCTTATTAGGCCCATAATAACCAAGCTCTTTACATGCATTAAGTATGGCTTCACGGCGTTTGGCAGAGAGTTGATCTGGGCGATTAAACGCGTTAGAAACCGTCGCATTAGACACGCCTAATTCTTTAGCGATACTTTTTAGGGTCCAGCGGATTGGTTTGCTCATTAATTACTCTTAGCCATTAAACAGGGTATTAATAAATTAACATATTCAGCGAGTTAGCAAAGTAAAAAATGAGATTTTAGGGCTAATGTCGGCACTCTTTAGGGGCAATGCCAAAGGTTTGTTTAAATAAACGGCTAAAATGACTCGCACTATTAAATCCAACATCAAAACAAACTTTACTAATTGCATGGCCTTGTAGCAATTGAGTACGCGCTTTTTTTAGTCTTAGCTGTTGCTGCCAAAGGGCTGGGGTAGTGCCAAATGCGAGTTTAAATTGTTGATAAAACTTACTTCGGCTCATGCAGGCTATTTTGCACAAGGTGTTTATGTCGAGCGTTTCACTTAAGTGTTCTTCAATATAAAGCAGGGCATCGCTCACTGTTGTTTTAAGGCGTGGCTTATCGCAGCTAGCTAGCAATAGCTCGCGGCTTTGTTGTTGTAATAAACGGGTGATCAATTCGTTTAACGATAAATCAATCAAGTAATGTCGCTGTGCGCCTTGCTCATTAAATAAATGCACCATGCGCTCTAATAACTGCTGCGTTTGAATATTATGCTGGGTATGCACTAACTGAGGTACATATTCAAATAAGCCATCGAGTGCAAAGTTTTGCTGCATGTTAAGTGCATTAGCCACGCTCGTTATTTTGTCTTTGCTAATTTCAATGGCTAAACAGGTGGTAGGGGTACTCATTGAGGCTTGTGGAAAATCAATTAATACACCTTGCTCTGGCGCTAATACAAACGACTCGTGTGGTAAAAATGCTTTATGGTATTGGCTGCTTTCTACGTGCATTACCTTTTTGCCGCTAAGCATGGCACAAAATAGTAACTCGTTTGAGTGCAGTGCCACCTTTTGCGCACTTTGATACGTGTCGTAAATACTCAACTCACTGTTATCGGCCGCAAACGAAACTTTGTTTTCTATTAATACATCAAGTTGTTGGCGTTTTTTATTTAACTGAGATGTGTGCATATCAATCCTTTAGGTTTTTATTAGTGTGGACTCACAGACAACTTTTGTGGACAGCTAATCAAGTTTTTAGGCGTTTGTTAGTTTAATGTCAAACAACACTGATTAAATATAAAGCATTTTGATTTATATAAATGTTCGACCTTTAGCTAATAACAACAAAGAGAGCACACTCATGATATATGCAAATCCAGGCAGCGACGGCGCACTTTTAAACTTTAAACAACAATACGGTAACTACATTGGCGGAGAATGGGTAAAGCCTGTAAATGGCCAATACTTTGATAATATAAGCCCAGTAAATGGGAAAGTATTTTGCCAAATACCGCGCTCAGACAAAGACGACATAGAGCTGGCTCTCGACAAAGCGCATGCAGTGCGAGCGCAGTGGGGCACAACGTCGGTAACTGAACGCAGTAACATACTGCTAAAAATAGCCGATCGTATTGAGCAAAACCTTGAGTTACTGGCTGTTGCCGAAACATGGGATAACGGTAAAGCAATTCGTGAAACACTCGCTGCTGACATTCCGCTAGCGGCTGATCACTTTCGCTACTTTGCAGGGTGCCTGCGATCGCAAGACGGCACAATAGGTGAAATAGACGAAACCACCGTTGCGTATCATTTTCATGAACCACTCGGTGTTGTGGGGCAAATCATCCCGTGGAACTTCCCTATTTTAATGGCCGCCTGGAAACTAGCGCCAGCACTTGCTGCAGGTAACTGCGTAATTTTAAAACCGGCTGAGCAAACCCCAGCTTCTATTTTAGTATTAATGGAAATTATTGGCGACTTACTCCCTGCAGGCGTATTAAATATTGTAAATGGCTTTGGTAAAGAAGCAGGTGAAGCACTGGCTACAAGCAAACGCATCGCTAAAATTGCATTTACGGGTTCAACGCCTGTGGGGTCACATATTTTAAAATGCGCTGCTGAAAATATTATTCCTTCAACGGTCGAGCTTGGCGGTAAATCG contains:
- a CDS encoding LacI family DNA-binding transcriptional regulator; amino-acid sequence: MSKPIRWTLKSIAKELGVSNATVSNAFNRPDQLSAKRREAILNACKELGYYGPNKAAQSLRNGTFNIVALVLPDSVEYMVSDPVASSFMRGVTSVLEKNGINILLFSGNSDNLNNVVDFVDGFICYGRPRNNALVEQLKTVSKHVVTIDFDIARNASVNINNEQASYEIAKHVLHNQSDKVAILGLRLLDENVLCRVYEHHEFETGQSISHQRLRGYQRALSEANITVADDRIWNIPESSERFASIAAKEVLSASPRPNVIICMSDLIALATMREAIKQDIKIGEELRIVGFDGIDEAARFVPRLTTIHQNSQEKGVIAAELFISKEEKTQEVSYELEIGASS
- the exaC gene encoding acetaldehyde dehydrogenase ExaC, which gives rise to MIYANPGSDGALLNFKQQYGNYIGGEWVKPVNGQYFDNISPVNGKVFCQIPRSDKDDIELALDKAHAVRAQWGTTSVTERSNILLKIADRIEQNLELLAVAETWDNGKAIRETLAADIPLAADHFRYFAGCLRSQDGTIGEIDETTVAYHFHEPLGVVGQIIPWNFPILMAAWKLAPALAAGNCVILKPAEQTPASILVLMEIIGDLLPAGVLNIVNGFGKEAGEALATSKRIAKIAFTGSTPVGSHILKCAAENIIPSTVELGGKSPNIFFNDVMEKDDAFLSKAIEGAVLAYFNQGEVCTCPSRLFIQEDIYEQFIEKILERTLKIKRGNPLDSETMVGAQASKAQFDKILSYIEIGKKEGAEVLTGGNVEQLSDDLNGGYYIQPTLLKGTNDMRVFQEEIFGPVISMSTFKDEAEALELANSSEFGLGAGVWSRNMNRAYRMGRKIEAGRVWTNCYHMYPAHAAFGGYKKSGIGRETHKLALEHYQQTKNLLVSYSEDPLGFF
- a CDS encoding AraC family transcriptional regulator, which translates into the protein MHTSQLNKKRQQLDVLIENKVSFAADNSELSIYDTYQSAQKVALHSNELLFCAMLSGKKVMHVESSQYHKAFLPHESFVLAPEQGVLIDFPQASMSTPTTCLAIEISKDKITSVANALNMQQNFALDGLFEYVPQLVHTQHNIQTQQLLERMVHLFNEQGAQRHYLIDLSLNELITRLLQQQSRELLLASCDKPRLKTTVSDALLYIEEHLSETLDINTLCKIACMSRSKFYQQFKLAFGTTPALWQQQLRLKKARTQLLQGHAISKVCFDVGFNSASHFSRLFKQTFGIAPKECRH